Proteins encoded within one genomic window of Triticum aestivum cultivar Chinese Spring chromosome 2D, IWGSC CS RefSeq v2.1, whole genome shotgun sequence:
- the LOC123055004 gene encoding linoleate 9S-lipoxygenase isoform X2 → MQMQIRHSSRPCARGPHAPSVTCTRAPGWTAKMLRPAGALGRRDGQRPTLVPSAARSQLKILHPNTSTSHGATTATRAVAGSDVQTTSTATSARVQGKLLLQSSDSPSSPLRLSLQLVSATVAGSDGSGVRGEAAALDAVISSGETELDVELLWDEALGAPGAVLVTNNSDFPVYLQLLSLSSPAVHFVCNGWVYPVGKHPYRLFFTNDAYVKEKTPPALLKDREDELRLLRGEGAPADKPLQKWDRVYDYALYNDLGNPDLRKDLARPVLGGSEEYPYPRRTRTSRPPSKADPASETRASLEEGIYIPCDERTGPVAKAPSLPKLDGHFGSLAEVHGLFGSNAKPIPFPFPQVISANRTAWRTDEEFARQTLAGTNPLSIELVTDFPLTSKLDRAVYGDQDSKIAKEHIEKNLGNMTVAQAIEKDRLYVVDHHDWVMPYLKRINELPGAEEKGEISQRKSYATRTLFFLQDDSTLKPLAIELSSPHPKDERLGATSTVYTPPDELKAGDAASDTFTAWDLAKAHAASNDACKNNYVLHWLRTHATMEPLVIAANRQLSVLHPIHRLLKPHFRNTLDTNSTARHIVIGSGDERQGGAFYRNMHEVNFFTGKYGMEMSSKAYASFNFTELAFPNELIKRGVARGDPKKPEELELLIKDYPYAVDGLEIWTAIKEWVTDYCAIYYADGDGAVAGDSELQAWWSEVRNVGHGDLRDAPWWPAMDSVDDLVETCATIIWLGSAYHSAVSFGQYGYNGFVPNRPTITSGEMPADAKAVVTEAEFLGRITPKTEAFGLMALTMNPPVKPGEPLMGERPDTERWTSEQRAAKALLEFNAKLDAVAEAVKKRNADGALRNRNGPVEVPYTLLAPRADPAAPHVGGIPNSIAV, encoded by the exons ATGCAGATGCAGATCCGTCACAGCTCACGCCCGTGTGCCCGCGGCCCGCATGCTCCGTCTGTCACGTGCACTCGGGCGCCGGGATGGACCGCGAAGATGCTCCGTCCTGCAGGGGCACTGGGGCGCCGGGATGGACAACGTCCAACGCTCGTGCCTTCAGCGGCTCGCTCGCAGCTGAAAATCTTGCACCCGAACACCAGCACAAGCCATGGCGCCACCACGGCCACGCGTGCAGTGGCCGGCTCCGACGTACAGACCACGTCCACCGCCACAAGCGCTCGTGTCCAAGGCAAGCTGCTGCTGCAGAGCTCCGACTCGCCCAGCAGCCCGCTCCGGCTGTCCCTCCAGCTCGTCAGCGCCACCGTCGCCG GGAGTGATGGGAGCGGCGtgagaggggaggcggcggcgctggacgccgtcaTATCGAGCGGGGAGACAGAGCTCGACGTGGAGCTGCTGTGGGACGAGGCCCTGGGCGCGCCCGGCGCAGTGCTCGTGACGAACAACTCCGACTTCCCCGTGTACCTGCAGCTGCTGAGCCTGAGCTCGCCGGCCGTCCACTTCGTCTGCAACGGGTGGGTCTATCCCGTCGGGAAGCACCCATACCGCCTCTTCTTCACCAACGAC GCGTACGTGAAGGAGAAGACGCCGCCGGCGCTGCTTAAGGACAGGGAAGACGAGCTCCGCCTGCTCCGGGGCGAGGGCGCGCCGGCCGACAAGCCGCTGCAGAAATGGGACCGCGTGTACGACTACGCGCTCTACAACGACCTGGGAAACCCCGACCTGCGCAAGGACCTGGCGCGCCCGGTGCTGGGAGGATCCGAAGAGTACCCGTACCCTCGCCGGACCAGGACCAGCCGGCCTCCGAGCAAGGCGGACCCCGCGAGCGAGACGAGGGCGTCGCTGGAGGAAGGGATCTACATCCCGTGCGACGAGCGGACCGGCCCCGTGGCCAAGGCGCCCAGCCTTCCGAAACTCGATGGTCACTTCGGGTCGTTGGCGGAAGTCCACGGCCTCTTCGGCAGCAACGCCAAGCCCATCCCATTCCCCTTCCCACAGGTCATCTCAG CGAATCGAACAGCTTGGAGGACGGATGAAGAGTTCGCTAGGCAAACACTCGCAGGGACAAACCCACTGTCCATCGAGCTCGTCACCGACTTCCCACTCACGAGCAAGCTTGACCGGGCTGTGTACGGTGACCAAGACAGCAAGATAGCCAAAGAGCACATTGAGAAGAACTTGGGAAACATGACTGTGGCGCAG GCTATAGAAAAGGACAGGTTGTACGTTGTGGATCACCATGACTGGGTGATGCCTTACTTGAAGCGCATCAACGAGCTGCCAGGCGCCGAGGAGAAGGGCGAGATCTCCCAGAGGAAGTCGTACGCCACGAGGACGCTTTTCTTCTTGCAAGACGACTCCACACTCAAGCCGCTGGCGATCGAGCTTAGCTCGCCGCACCCCAAGGATGAGCGCCTCGGCGCCACCAGCACGGTGTACACTCCGCCCGACGAACTCAAAGCCGGCGACGCCGCCTCCGACACCTTCACGGCGTGGGACCTCGCCAAGGCCCACGCCGCCTCCAACGACGCCTGCAAGAACAACTACGTCCTTCACTG GCTGAGGACGCACGCGACCATGGAGCCCTTGGTGATCGCGGCGAACCGGCAGCTGAGCGTGCTACACCCAATCCACAGGCTCCTCAAGCCGCACTTCCGCAACACCTTGGACACAAATTCCACGGCACGACACATCGTCATCGGCTCGGGCGACGAGCGACAGGGTGGTGCCTTTTACCGCAACATGCACGAGGTCAACTTCTTCACCGGCAAGTACGGCATGGAGATGTCCTCCAAGGCATACGCTTCATTTAACTTCACCGAGCTCGCTTTCCCCAACGAACTCATCAAGCG AGGCGTGGCGAGAGGCGATCCGAAGAAGCCCGAGGAGCTGGAGCTGCTGATAAAGGACTACCCTTACGCGGTCGACGGGCTGGAGATCTGGACGGCGATCAAGGAATGGGTCACGGACTACTGCGCGATATActacgccgacggcgacggcgccgtcgcggGCGACAGCGAGCTGCAGGCGTGGTGGAGCGAGGTGCGAAACGTGGGCCACGGCGACCTGCGCGACGCGCCGTGGTGGCCGGCGATGGACAGCGTCGACGACCTCGTGGAGACCTGCGCCACCATCATCTGGCTCGGATCGGCTTATCACTCGGCCGTCAGCTTCGGGCAGTACGGGTACAACGGCTTCGTCCCCAACCGCCCCACCATCACCTCCGGGGAGATGCCGGCCGACGCCAAAGCGGTGGTGACCGAGGCCGAGTTCCTCGGCCGCATCACCCCGAAGACCGAGGCGTTCGGCCTCATGGCGCTCACCATGAACCCGCCCGTGAAGCCGGGGGAGCCGCTCATGGGAGAGCGGCCGGACACGGAGCGGTGGACGAGCGAGCAGCGGGCGGCCAAGGCGCTGCTGGAGTTCAACGCGAAGCTGGACGCGGTCGCGGAGGCCGTCAAGAAGAGGAACGCCGACGGCGCGCTGCGGAACCGGAACGGGCCCGTGGAGGTGCCCTACACGCTGCTCGCGCCGAGGGCCGACCCTGCGGCACCACACGTCGGTGGGATTCCCAACAGCATCGCCGTTTGA
- the LOC123055004 gene encoding seed linoleate 9S-lipoxygenase-3 isoform X1: MQMQIRHSSRPCARGPHAPSVTCTRAPGWTAKMLRPAGALGRRDGQRPTLVPSAARSQLKILHPNTSTSHGATTATRAVAGSDVQTTSTATSARVQGKLLLQSSDSPSSPLRLSLQLVSATVAGSDGSGVRGEAAALDAVISSGETELDVELLWDEALGAPGAVLVTNNSDFPVYLQLLSLSSPAVHFVCNGWVYPVGKHPYRLFFTNDAYVKEKTPPALLKDREDELRLLRGEGAPADKPLQKWDRVYDYALYNDLGNPDLRKDLARPVLGGSEEYPYPRRTRTSRPPSKADPASETRASLEEGIYIPCDERTGPVAKAPSLPKLDGHFGSLAEVHGLFGSNAKPIPFPFPQVISANRTAWRTDEEFARQTLAGTNPLSIELVTDFPLTSKLDRAVYGDQDSKIAKEHIEKNLGNMTVAQAIEKDRLYVVDHHDWVMPYLKRINELPGAEEKGEISQRKSYATRTLFFLQDDSTLKPLAIELSSPHPKDERLGATSTVYTPPDELKAGDAASDTFTAWDLAKAHAASNDACKNNYVLHWLRTHATMEPLVIAANRQLSVLHPIHRLLKPHFRNTLDTNSTARHIVIGSGDERQGGAFYRNMHEVNFFTGKYGMEMSSKAYASFNFTELAFPNELIKRGMVRGAPKKNEEEELPRNDELNILTAIWKWVTELFFPNEHIKTGVARGDPKKPEELELLIKDYPYAVDGLEIWTAIKEWVTDYCAIYYADGDGAVAGDSELQAWWSEVRNVGHGDLRDAPWWPAMDSVDDLVETCATIIWLGSAYHSAVSFGQYGYNGFVPNRPTITSGEMPADAKAVVTEAEFLGRITPKTEAFGLMALTMNPPVKPGEPLMGERPDTERWTSEQRAAKALLEFNAKLDAVAEAVKKRNADGALRNRNGPVEVPYTLLAPRADPAAPHVGGIPNSIAV, translated from the exons ATGCAGATGCAGATCCGTCACAGCTCACGCCCGTGTGCCCGCGGCCCGCATGCTCCGTCTGTCACGTGCACTCGGGCGCCGGGATGGACCGCGAAGATGCTCCGTCCTGCAGGGGCACTGGGGCGCCGGGATGGACAACGTCCAACGCTCGTGCCTTCAGCGGCTCGCTCGCAGCTGAAAATCTTGCACCCGAACACCAGCACAAGCCATGGCGCCACCACGGCCACGCGTGCAGTGGCCGGCTCCGACGTACAGACCACGTCCACCGCCACAAGCGCTCGTGTCCAAGGCAAGCTGCTGCTGCAGAGCTCCGACTCGCCCAGCAGCCCGCTCCGGCTGTCCCTCCAGCTCGTCAGCGCCACCGTCGCCG GGAGTGATGGGAGCGGCGtgagaggggaggcggcggcgctggacgccgtcaTATCGAGCGGGGAGACAGAGCTCGACGTGGAGCTGCTGTGGGACGAGGCCCTGGGCGCGCCCGGCGCAGTGCTCGTGACGAACAACTCCGACTTCCCCGTGTACCTGCAGCTGCTGAGCCTGAGCTCGCCGGCCGTCCACTTCGTCTGCAACGGGTGGGTCTATCCCGTCGGGAAGCACCCATACCGCCTCTTCTTCACCAACGAC GCGTACGTGAAGGAGAAGACGCCGCCGGCGCTGCTTAAGGACAGGGAAGACGAGCTCCGCCTGCTCCGGGGCGAGGGCGCGCCGGCCGACAAGCCGCTGCAGAAATGGGACCGCGTGTACGACTACGCGCTCTACAACGACCTGGGAAACCCCGACCTGCGCAAGGACCTGGCGCGCCCGGTGCTGGGAGGATCCGAAGAGTACCCGTACCCTCGCCGGACCAGGACCAGCCGGCCTCCGAGCAAGGCGGACCCCGCGAGCGAGACGAGGGCGTCGCTGGAGGAAGGGATCTACATCCCGTGCGACGAGCGGACCGGCCCCGTGGCCAAGGCGCCCAGCCTTCCGAAACTCGATGGTCACTTCGGGTCGTTGGCGGAAGTCCACGGCCTCTTCGGCAGCAACGCCAAGCCCATCCCATTCCCCTTCCCACAGGTCATCTCAG CGAATCGAACAGCTTGGAGGACGGATGAAGAGTTCGCTAGGCAAACACTCGCAGGGACAAACCCACTGTCCATCGAGCTCGTCACCGACTTCCCACTCACGAGCAAGCTTGACCGGGCTGTGTACGGTGACCAAGACAGCAAGATAGCCAAAGAGCACATTGAGAAGAACTTGGGAAACATGACTGTGGCGCAG GCTATAGAAAAGGACAGGTTGTACGTTGTGGATCACCATGACTGGGTGATGCCTTACTTGAAGCGCATCAACGAGCTGCCAGGCGCCGAGGAGAAGGGCGAGATCTCCCAGAGGAAGTCGTACGCCACGAGGACGCTTTTCTTCTTGCAAGACGACTCCACACTCAAGCCGCTGGCGATCGAGCTTAGCTCGCCGCACCCCAAGGATGAGCGCCTCGGCGCCACCAGCACGGTGTACACTCCGCCCGACGAACTCAAAGCCGGCGACGCCGCCTCCGACACCTTCACGGCGTGGGACCTCGCCAAGGCCCACGCCGCCTCCAACGACGCCTGCAAGAACAACTACGTCCTTCACTG GCTGAGGACGCACGCGACCATGGAGCCCTTGGTGATCGCGGCGAACCGGCAGCTGAGCGTGCTACACCCAATCCACAGGCTCCTCAAGCCGCACTTCCGCAACACCTTGGACACAAATTCCACGGCACGACACATCGTCATCGGCTCGGGCGACGAGCGACAGGGTGGTGCCTTTTACCGCAACATGCACGAGGTCAACTTCTTCACCGGCAAGTACGGCATGGAGATGTCCTCCAAGGCATACGCTTCATTTAACTTCACCGAGCTCGCTTTCCCCAACGAACTCATCAAGCG TGGAATGGTGAGAGGAGCTCCGAAGAAGAATGAGGAGGAGGAGCTGCCGAGAAACGACGAGCTCAACATCTTGACGGCGATCTGGAAATGGGTCACCGAGCTCTTTTTCCCCAACGAACACATCAAGAC AGGCGTGGCGAGAGGCGATCCGAAGAAGCCCGAGGAGCTGGAGCTGCTGATAAAGGACTACCCTTACGCGGTCGACGGGCTGGAGATCTGGACGGCGATCAAGGAATGGGTCACGGACTACTGCGCGATATActacgccgacggcgacggcgccgtcgcggGCGACAGCGAGCTGCAGGCGTGGTGGAGCGAGGTGCGAAACGTGGGCCACGGCGACCTGCGCGACGCGCCGTGGTGGCCGGCGATGGACAGCGTCGACGACCTCGTGGAGACCTGCGCCACCATCATCTGGCTCGGATCGGCTTATCACTCGGCCGTCAGCTTCGGGCAGTACGGGTACAACGGCTTCGTCCCCAACCGCCCCACCATCACCTCCGGGGAGATGCCGGCCGACGCCAAAGCGGTGGTGACCGAGGCCGAGTTCCTCGGCCGCATCACCCCGAAGACCGAGGCGTTCGGCCTCATGGCGCTCACCATGAACCCGCCCGTGAAGCCGGGGGAGCCGCTCATGGGAGAGCGGCCGGACACGGAGCGGTGGACGAGCGAGCAGCGGGCGGCCAAGGCGCTGCTGGAGTTCAACGCGAAGCTGGACGCGGTCGCGGAGGCCGTCAAGAAGAGGAACGCCGACGGCGCGCTGCGGAACCGGAACGGGCCCGTGGAGGTGCCCTACACGCTGCTCGCGCCGAGGGCCGACCCTGCGGCACCACACGTCGGTGGGATTCCCAACAGCATCGCCGTTTGA